The following proteins come from a genomic window of Methylorubrum populi:
- a CDS encoding class I SAM-dependent methyltransferase, whose translation MTAEATPLLQILVREIRADGPIGLDRYMALCLGHPQHGYYATRDPLGRSGDFVTAPEISQMFGELIGAWAAAVLSMMATPGDRPCLVELGPGRGTLMADALRALRAAGADFDLHLVETSPVLRRIQADRLAGIAPTFHDSVASLPDAPLLVIANEFFDALPARQFVRTERGWCERRVGLTAEGDALAFGLDPEPDPRLTAPGPVGAVLTLPSQGLAVMRDLGRRLAAKGGALLAIDYGGDQPGFGDTFQAVAGHRYADPLNQPGEADLTLHVDFGALARAARAEGLAVLGPTTQHDFLLGLGLAARAERLKARATPDQARAIEAAAERLTDPDPRGMGALFKVLCACHPALPPLPALPPPA comes from the coding sequence GTGACCGCCGAGGCGACGCCGCTCCTGCAAATCCTGGTGCGGGAGATCCGGGCGGACGGGCCGATCGGCCTCGACCGATACATGGCGCTCTGCCTCGGACATCCGCAGCACGGCTACTACGCCACGCGCGATCCCCTCGGCCGGAGCGGCGACTTCGTCACCGCGCCGGAGATCAGTCAGATGTTCGGCGAGTTGATCGGGGCGTGGGCGGCGGCCGTGTTGTCGATGATGGCGACACCGGGCGATCGGCCCTGCCTCGTCGAACTCGGCCCGGGCCGCGGCACGCTGATGGCCGACGCCCTGCGGGCCCTGCGCGCGGCGGGCGCCGACTTCGATCTTCACCTCGTCGAAACCAGCCCGGTGCTGCGCCGGATTCAGGCGGATCGGCTCGCCGGTATCGCGCCGACCTTCCACGATTCCGTGGCGAGCCTGCCGGATGCACCGCTCCTCGTGATCGCCAACGAGTTCTTCGATGCCCTGCCGGCCCGCCAGTTCGTGCGGACGGAGCGTGGATGGTGCGAGCGCCGGGTCGGCCTGACGGCCGAAGGCGACGCCCTCGCCTTCGGACTCGACCCTGAACCCGATCCGCGTCTCACGGCGCCGGGGCCGGTGGGCGCGGTGCTGACCCTGCCGAGCCAGGGGCTGGCGGTCATGCGCGATCTCGGCCGCCGCCTCGCCGCGAAGGGGGGCGCCCTTCTCGCCATCGATTACGGCGGCGATCAGCCGGGCTTCGGCGACACCTTCCAGGCGGTAGCGGGCCATCGCTACGCCGATCCACTGAACCAGCCCGGCGAGGCGGACCTGACGCTGCACGTCGATTTCGGCGCGCTCGCCCGCGCGGCCCGCGCGGAGGGCTTGGCCGTGCTCGGACCGACGACGCAGCACGACTTCCTGCTCGGGCTCGGCCTCGCGGCCCGCGCCGAGCGGCTGAAGGCCCGCGCCACGCCGGATCAGGCGCGGGCGATCGAGGCCGCCGCCGAGCGCCTGACCGATCCGGATCCGCGCGGCATGGGCGCCTTGTTCAAGGTGCTCTGCGCCTGCCACCCCGCCCTTCCGCCGCTGCCGGCGCTCCCACCCCCTGCCTGA
- the lgt gene encoding prolipoprotein diacylglyceryl transferase, giving the protein MPPLLALPFPAIDPVAVSIGPVEIKWYALSYIAGLVGGWFYARRLVAADSLWGVVKRPTLTDIDDLIVWVALGVVLGGRIGYVLFYNLPLYMEHPLEILAIRNGGMSFHGGFLGAILALLLFARARGLNGYTMLDIAAVVVPVGLFFGRIANFVNGELWGRAAPDFPYAVVFPSGGDVPRYPSQLFEAATEGLLLFIVMALAVRRFGFRKPGLLGGIFVLGYALARTFCEFFREPDRQLGFLFGQDVNALGGGVTMGMLLCVPMALVGLVYIVLAARGVTRPRQAGPEIQAEAGQI; this is encoded by the coding sequence ATGCCGCCGCTTCTCGCCCTCCCCTTTCCGGCCATCGATCCGGTGGCGGTCTCGATCGGCCCCGTCGAGATCAAGTGGTACGCCCTGTCCTACATCGCCGGGCTCGTCGGCGGCTGGTTCTACGCGCGCCGCCTAGTCGCGGCGGATTCGCTCTGGGGCGTGGTCAAGCGCCCGACGCTCACCGACATCGACGATCTGATCGTCTGGGTCGCGCTCGGCGTCGTGCTCGGCGGGCGGATCGGCTACGTGCTGTTCTACAACCTGCCGCTCTACATGGAGCACCCGCTGGAGATCCTGGCGATCCGCAACGGCGGCATGTCGTTCCACGGCGGGTTCCTGGGCGCGATCCTGGCTCTGCTGCTCTTCGCTCGTGCGCGCGGCCTCAACGGCTACACCATGCTCGACATCGCCGCGGTGGTGGTGCCGGTCGGCCTGTTCTTCGGACGCATCGCCAATTTCGTGAACGGCGAGCTCTGGGGCCGCGCCGCGCCCGATTTCCCCTACGCCGTGGTCTTTCCCAGCGGGGGTGACGTGCCGCGCTACCCGAGCCAGCTGTTCGAGGCCGCCACGGAAGGCTTGCTGCTGTTCATCGTCATGGCGCTCGCCGTGCGCCGGTTCGGTTTCCGCAAGCCGGGCCTTCTCGGGGGCATCTTCGTACTGGGCTACGCGCTGGCGCGAACCTTCTGCGAATTCTTCCGCGAGCCGGACCGGCAGCTCGGCTTCCTGTTCGGTCAGGACGTCAATGCGCTCGGCGGCGGCGTGACCATGGGGATGCTGCTCTGCGTGCCGATGGCGCTGGTTGGCCTCGTCTACATCGTGCTTGCCGCCCGCGGGGTGACGCGTCCGCGACAGGCAGGTCCGGAGATCCAGGCCGAAGCGGGACAGATCTGA
- a CDS encoding MgtC/SapB family protein: MLGNGEMVARLVLAGAMGSVIGFERERLLWAAGLRTHMLVCVGACLFMIVSAFGFSDVLGQKDVVLDPSRVAAQVVSGIGFLGAGTILLRGETVKGLTTAASLWAVAAIGLAVGGGLYVAAIAATVLVVGILAGVKPIEERWRDRLHSRALHLTVKAGSLSIDTLQDVTGERASRVRQFVVRPGEEEGVEDVTIAFVRLSQTSVAAIAERLRQNPSVLTVRLGPEV; encoded by the coding sequence ATGCTCGGCAACGGAGAGATGGTGGCGCGCCTCGTGCTCGCCGGCGCCATGGGCAGCGTGATCGGCTTCGAGCGGGAGCGGCTGCTCTGGGCCGCGGGCCTGCGCACGCACATGCTGGTCTGCGTCGGCGCGTGCCTTTTCATGATCGTCTCGGCCTTCGGCTTCTCGGACGTGCTGGGGCAGAAGGACGTGGTGCTCGATCCCTCGCGCGTGGCCGCGCAGGTCGTCTCCGGCATCGGCTTCCTGGGTGCGGGCACGATCCTCCTGCGCGGTGAGACCGTGAAGGGCCTCACCACCGCCGCGAGCCTGTGGGCGGTGGCGGCGATCGGGCTTGCCGTCGGTGGCGGCCTCTACGTCGCGGCGATCGCCGCCACAGTGCTTGTCGTCGGCATCCTCGCGGGGGTGAAGCCGATCGAGGAGCGGTGGCGCGACCGGCTGCACAGCCGCGCGCTCCACCTCACCGTCAAAGCCGGCAGCCTGTCGATCGACACCCTGCAGGACGTAACCGGCGAGCGCGCCTCGCGGGTGCGCCAGTTCGTGGTGCGCCCGGGCGAGGAAGAGGGGGTGGAGGATGTCACCATCGCCTTCGTCCGGCTGTCGCAGACCAGCGTCGCGGCGATCGCCGAGCGGCTGAGGCAGAACCCATCGGTTCTCACCGTCCGTCTCGGCCCGGAGGTGTGA
- a CDS encoding alpha-D-glucose phosphate-specific phosphoglucomutase gives MAAKRVPTSPYPDQKPGTSGLRKKVPVFRQPHYVQNFVQAIIDCIPDRKGATLVIGGDGRFFNEQVVQIALKIAAANGFGRVLVGQNGLLSTPAASCVIRKHGAVGGIVLSASHNPGGPEGDFGIKFNGSNGGPAPESVTAAIFERTKAIGDYRISDAPDLDLGRIGATEIDGMTVEVIDPVADYAELMRTLFDFEALSKMFASGFRMRFDALSAVTGPYAKAILEGALGASPGTVVNGEPKPDFGGHHPDPNPVHAHELFDLMHGPDAPDFGAASDGDGDRNMIVAPGLFVTPSDSLAILAAHAHRAPGYAGGLAGVARSMPTSRAVDRVAAALEIEAFETPTGWKFFGNLLDAGRITLCGEESAGTGSNHVREKDGLWAVLLWLNILAATGRPAQELVRAHWAEYGRDYYTRHDYEEIDSAAANRLMDGLRARLASLPGTEIGGLTVKAADDFRYVDPVDGSVTEAQGVRITFAEDARIVYRLSGTGTAGATLRVYIERYEADPDRLELPVSEVLAPVVAVARELADIERLTGRAEPSVVT, from the coding sequence ATGGCCGCGAAGCGGGTTCCCACCAGTCCCTATCCGGACCAGAAGCCCGGCACCTCGGGCCTGCGCAAGAAAGTGCCCGTTTTCCGGCAGCCGCACTACGTCCAGAACTTCGTCCAGGCGATCATCGACTGCATCCCTGATCGCAAGGGCGCGACCCTGGTGATCGGCGGCGACGGACGCTTCTTCAACGAGCAGGTGGTCCAGATCGCCCTCAAGATCGCCGCCGCCAACGGCTTCGGGCGGGTGCTGGTCGGGCAGAACGGCCTTCTGTCGACGCCGGCCGCCTCCTGCGTCATCCGCAAGCACGGGGCCGTCGGCGGCATCGTCCTCTCGGCGAGCCACAATCCTGGCGGGCCGGAAGGCGATTTCGGCATCAAGTTCAACGGCAGCAATGGCGGTCCGGCGCCGGAAAGCGTCACCGCCGCGATCTTCGAGCGCACCAAGGCCATCGGCGACTACCGCATCTCCGATGCGCCCGATCTCGACCTCGGCCGGATCGGCGCCACCGAGATCGATGGGATGACGGTGGAAGTGATCGACCCGGTCGCCGACTACGCCGAGCTGATGCGTACGCTGTTCGACTTCGAGGCGCTGTCGAAGATGTTCGCCTCCGGCTTCCGGATGCGCTTCGATGCCCTCTCGGCGGTGACCGGCCCCTACGCCAAGGCGATCCTGGAAGGCGCCCTGGGCGCTTCGCCCGGCACCGTCGTCAACGGCGAGCCCAAACCCGATTTCGGCGGGCACCATCCCGACCCGAATCCGGTCCATGCCCACGAGCTGTTCGACCTGATGCACGGTCCCGACGCGCCGGATTTCGGCGCGGCCTCCGACGGCGACGGCGACCGCAACATGATCGTGGCGCCCGGCCTGTTCGTCACGCCGAGCGACAGCCTCGCGATCCTCGCCGCGCACGCCCATCGCGCGCCGGGCTATGCCGGGGGGCTCGCGGGCGTCGCCCGCTCGATGCCGACGAGCCGCGCGGTCGATCGCGTCGCCGCCGCCCTCGAGATCGAGGCGTTCGAGACCCCGACCGGCTGGAAGTTCTTCGGCAACCTGCTCGATGCCGGCCGCATCACCCTGTGCGGCGAGGAGAGTGCCGGCACCGGCTCGAACCACGTGCGCGAGAAGGACGGTCTGTGGGCGGTGCTGCTCTGGCTCAACATCCTGGCCGCGACCGGTCGGCCGGCGCAGGAACTCGTACGGGCGCACTGGGCCGAGTACGGGCGCGACTACTACACCCGCCACGATTACGAGGAGATCGATTCCGCCGCCGCCAACCGCCTGATGGACGGCCTGCGGGCCCGGCTCGCCTCGCTGCCGGGGACTGAGATCGGCGGCCTGACCGTGAAGGCGGCGGACGATTTCCGCTACGTCGATCCGGTGGACGGGTCGGTGACGGAAGCGCAGGGCGTCCGGATCACCTTCGCGGAGGATGCGCGCATCGTCTACCGGCTCTCGGGGACCGGAACCGCCGGGGCGACGCTTCGGGTCTATATCGAGCGCTACGAGGCGGACCCGGACCGGCTGGAACTGCCGGTGTCCGAGGTTCTCGCCCCCGTGGTCGCGGTGGCGCGGGAACTGGCCGACATCGAACGGCTCACCGGCCGGGCGGAGCCGAGCGTCGTGACGTGA
- a CDS encoding cell wall hydrolase: MRTRRVRGLGLGPRWIVSAVVPWMLASGLLVSFTATAGTDATLGPERLLTRDVAVTGALASSTAWSPDVIEAGLVAPGAPHEAEPGEDGLPPLADSDGATPATPRAVALSSVTPAPADATPIEVAASNLALPGFSARLDRNPSVLDPQISTPEGKSHYADLINPDAMDREQRCLAEAVYFEARSEPEEGQAAVAQVVLNRVKSGLYPSSVCGVVYQNRHRFMGCQFSFACEGKSLRITDAESWRSATRVASAVIEGRTYVSEVGGATHYHADYVRPGWSRRLKRKDMIGRHIFYQLKPNQT, encoded by the coding sequence TTGCGTACGAGGCGCGTGCGAGGCCTGGGGCTCGGCCCCCGCTGGATCGTCTCGGCCGTGGTGCCGTGGATGCTGGCAAGCGGCCTGCTGGTTTCCTTCACTGCCACCGCAGGAACCGACGCCACGCTCGGGCCCGAACGGCTTCTAACGCGCGATGTCGCAGTGACCGGCGCGCTGGCGAGTTCGACGGCGTGGAGCCCGGACGTCATCGAGGCCGGCCTCGTCGCGCCAGGCGCGCCTCATGAAGCCGAACCGGGCGAGGATGGTCTCCCTCCTCTCGCCGACTCCGACGGCGCCACCCCCGCCACGCCCCGCGCCGTGGCCCTTTCCTCGGTCACGCCGGCTCCCGCCGACGCGACGCCGATCGAAGTTGCCGCCTCGAATCTCGCCCTGCCAGGCTTCTCGGCCCGCCTCGACCGCAACCCGTCGGTGCTCGACCCGCAGATCTCGACGCCGGAAGGCAAGTCGCACTACGCCGACCTGATCAATCCGGATGCAATGGACCGCGAGCAGCGCTGCCTCGCCGAGGCCGTCTATTTCGAGGCCCGCAGCGAGCCCGAGGAGGGGCAGGCCGCCGTCGCGCAGGTCGTCCTGAATCGCGTCAAGAGCGGGCTCTACCCGTCCTCGGTCTGCGGTGTCGTCTACCAGAACCGCCATCGCTTCATGGGCTGCCAGTTCTCGTTCGCCTGCGAGGGCAAGTCGCTGCGCATCACCGACGCCGAATCCTGGCGCAGTGCGACTCGCGTCGCCAGCGCCGTGATCGAGGGCCGCACCTATGTCAGCGAGGTCGGCGGCGCGACCCACTACCATGCCGACTACGTCCGCCCCGGCTGGTCGCGCCGGCTCAAGCGCAAGGACATGATCGGCCGGCACATCTTCTATCAGCTCAAGCCCAATCAGACGTGA
- the ppdK gene encoding pyruvate, phosphate dikinase: MTKWVYSFGDGKAEGEASMRNLLGGKGANLAEMSNLGLPVPPGFTITTEVCTYYYEHGETYPAELKDAVNAALDTVGRLTGRRFGDADKPLLVSVRSGARASMPGMMDTVLNLGLNDTTVEALAKDADDERFAYDSYRRFITMYSNVVLGVEHHAFEEALEHYKEQKGLNLDTDLKADDWKHLIGVYKKIVRDEHGSDFPQKPEDQLWGAIGAVFDSWMIPRAKKYRELNNIPESWGTAVNVQAMVFGNMGDTSATGVAFTRNPSTGESALYGEFLINAQGEDVVAGIRTPQDITEKARIEAKSDKPSMEKAMPESFAELTRIYGILEKHYRDMQDMEFTIERGKLWMLQTRNGKRTAKAALRIAVELAGEGLISKEEAIKRIEPGALDQLLHPTIDPNAERKVIATGLPASPGAAVGEIVFNSEAAEAAKKAERRCILVRIETSPEDIHGMHAAEGILTTRGGMTSHAAVVARGMGKPCVSGVGSIRIDYKAQTLTVGGVTLKAGDVITIDGSTGQVIQGEVKMLQPELSGDFAALMEWADAVRTMKVRTNADTPADARAARKFGAEGIGLCRTEHMFFEGDRIVAVREMILSDDAEGRRGALAKILPYQRQDFVELFTIMSGLPVTIRLLDPPLHEFLPHTDEEIREVQSATGIPEDKIRNRIRELSEHNPMLGFRGCRLAIAFPEIAEMQARAIFEAAVQAAKDTGAPVTPEVMVPLVFTRMEFDIVKARIDAMAKAVTEETGAELEYQVGTMIELPRAALKAGEIAETAEFFSFGTNDLTQTALGISRDDAATFLGPYTQKGILSVDPFVSIDQEGVGELVKIGAERGRATRDGLKLGICGEHGGDPASIGFCQEVGLDYVSCSPFRVPIARLAAAQAALGKDA; encoded by the coding sequence ATGACGAAATGGGTCTATTCCTTCGGTGACGGCAAGGCCGAGGGCGAGGCGTCGATGCGCAACCTCCTCGGCGGCAAGGGGGCCAACCTCGCCGAGATGTCGAACCTCGGCCTTCCGGTGCCCCCCGGCTTCACCATCACCACGGAAGTCTGCACCTACTACTACGAGCACGGCGAGACCTATCCGGCGGAACTCAAGGACGCCGTGAATGCGGCGCTCGACACCGTCGGCCGGCTCACCGGCCGCCGCTTCGGCGATGCCGACAAGCCGCTGCTGGTCTCGGTCCGCTCCGGCGCCCGCGCTTCGATGCCGGGCATGATGGACACGGTGCTCAATCTCGGTCTGAACGACACCACCGTCGAGGCCCTGGCCAAGGACGCCGACGACGAGCGCTTCGCCTACGATTCCTACCGCCGCTTCATCACGATGTACTCGAACGTCGTCCTTGGCGTGGAGCACCATGCCTTCGAGGAGGCTCTGGAGCACTACAAGGAACAGAAGGGCCTCAACCTCGACACCGATCTGAAGGCCGACGACTGGAAGCACCTCATCGGCGTCTACAAGAAGATCGTCCGTGACGAGCACGGCTCGGACTTCCCGCAGAAGCCCGAGGACCAGCTCTGGGGCGCCATCGGCGCGGTGTTCGATTCCTGGATGATCCCGCGGGCCAAGAAGTACCGCGAGCTGAACAACATCCCCGAGAGCTGGGGCACGGCGGTCAACGTCCAGGCCATGGTGTTCGGCAATATGGGCGACACCTCGGCCACCGGCGTCGCCTTCACCCGCAACCCCTCCACCGGCGAGAGCGCGCTCTACGGCGAGTTCCTCATCAACGCCCAGGGCGAGGACGTGGTCGCGGGCATCCGCACGCCGCAGGACATCACCGAGAAGGCCCGCATCGAGGCCAAGTCCGACAAGCCGTCGATGGAAAAGGCAATGCCCGAGAGCTTCGCCGAGCTGACGCGGATCTACGGGATCCTCGAAAAGCACTACCGCGACATGCAGGACATGGAGTTCACCATCGAGCGCGGTAAGCTCTGGATGCTCCAGACCCGCAACGGCAAGCGCACCGCCAAGGCGGCCCTGCGCATCGCCGTCGAGCTCGCCGGTGAGGGTCTGATCTCGAAGGAAGAGGCGATCAAGCGCATCGAGCCCGGCGCCCTCGACCAGCTCCTGCACCCGACCATCGACCCGAATGCCGAGCGCAAGGTGATCGCCACCGGCCTGCCGGCCTCGCCGGGCGCGGCGGTCGGCGAGATCGTGTTCAACTCGGAAGCTGCGGAAGCCGCCAAGAAGGCCGAGCGCCGCTGCATCCTCGTGCGCATCGAGACCTCGCCGGAGGACATCCACGGCATGCACGCCGCCGAGGGCATCCTCACCACCCGCGGCGGCATGACCAGCCACGCGGCGGTGGTCGCCCGCGGCATGGGCAAGCCCTGCGTCTCCGGCGTCGGCTCGATCCGGATCGACTACAAGGCGCAGACGCTCACCGTCGGCGGCGTGACGCTCAAGGCGGGCGATGTCATCACCATCGACGGCTCGACCGGCCAAGTGATCCAGGGCGAGGTCAAGATGCTCCAGCCCGAGCTGTCGGGCGACTTCGCCGCCCTGATGGAGTGGGCCGACGCGGTGCGGACCATGAAGGTGCGCACCAACGCCGACACCCCGGCCGATGCCCGCGCCGCGCGCAAGTTCGGCGCGGAGGGCATCGGCCTGTGCCGGACCGAGCACATGTTCTTCGAGGGCGACCGCATCGTGGCGGTGCGCGAGATGATCCTCTCAGATGATGCCGAGGGCCGTCGCGGCGCGCTCGCCAAGATCCTCCCCTATCAGCGCCAGGACTTCGTCGAGCTGTTCACGATCATGTCGGGCCTGCCCGTCACGATCCGCCTGCTCGATCCGCCGCTGCACGAGTTCCTGCCGCACACGGACGAGGAGATCCGCGAGGTCCAGTCGGCCACTGGCATCCCGGAGGACAAGATCCGCAACCGCATCCGCGAACTCTCCGAGCACAACCCGATGCTCGGCTTCCGCGGCTGCCGGCTCGCCATCGCTTTCCCCGAGATCGCCGAGATGCAGGCCCGCGCGATCTTCGAGGCCGCGGTGCAGGCCGCCAAGGATACCGGCGCGCCGGTGACCCCGGAGGTGATGGTGCCGCTGGTCTTCACCCGGATGGAGTTCGACATCGTCAAGGCCCGCATCGACGCCATGGCCAAGGCCGTGACGGAGGAGACCGGGGCCGAGCTCGAATATCAGGTCGGTACGATGATCGAGCTGCCGCGCGCGGCGCTCAAGGCCGGTGAGATCGCCGAGACCGCGGAGTTCTTCTCCTTCGGCACCAACGATCTCACCCAGACCGCGCTCGGCATCTCCCGCGACGACGCCGCGACCTTCCTCGGGCCCTACACCCAGAAGGGCATCCTCTCGGTCGATCCGTTCGTGTCGATTGATCAGGAGGGCGTGGGCGAGCTGGTGAAGATCGGCGCCGAGCGCGGCCGCGCGACCCGGGACGGGCTCAAGCTCGGCATCTGCGGCGAGCACGGCGGCGACCCGGCCTCGATCGGCTTCTGCCAGGAAGTCGGCCTCGACTACGTCTCCTGCTCGCCCTTCCGCGTGCCGATCGCCCGCCTCGCGGCGGCGCAGGCGGCGCTCGGCAAGGACGCCTGA
- a CDS encoding DUF3096 domain-containing protein, translating to MTITISHLQPIIAILAGVLILIAPRLLNYIVAIYLIAVGLIGLGVLRHFS from the coding sequence ATGACCATCACCATCTCGCATCTTCAGCCGATCATCGCGATCCTGGCCGGCGTGCTGATCCTGATCGCGCCGCGGCTGCTGAACTACATCGTCGCGATCTACCTGATCGCGGTCGGGCTCATCGGCCTCGGCGTCCTGCGCCACTTCTCCTGA
- a CDS encoding L,D-transpeptidase, producing MASPKTAGTAASMTVRTSTRRVMLAALCLVPLAACQSSKPGPMAGGDDDAAWYIGTMPDKPFDVPLVDRSRIDPKYRRQEVAYSGPEAPGTIVVDIDKRQLALVQEGGTALQYGVGVGKAGFSWKGDARVGRKGVWPDWSPTTTMVSLNPSIERSRKGGIDNPLGARALYLYNGNRDTLFRIHGTNEPWSIGEQMSSGCVRMLNEDIVDLYERVPVGARVVVKRSGKYRA from the coding sequence ATGGCATCTCCCAAGACCGCCGGCACGGCCGCCTCCATGACGGTCCGGACGTCGACCCGTCGCGTGATGCTCGCCGCTCTCTGCCTCGTCCCGCTCGCGGCCTGCCAATCGTCGAAGCCGGGACCGATGGCCGGCGGCGACGATGACGCGGCCTGGTACATCGGCACGATGCCCGACAAGCCGTTCGACGTGCCGCTGGTCGACCGGTCGCGGATCGATCCGAAGTATCGCCGCCAGGAGGTCGCCTATAGCGGCCCGGAGGCACCGGGCACGATCGTCGTCGACATCGACAAGCGTCAGCTGGCTCTGGTTCAGGAGGGCGGCACGGCGCTGCAATACGGTGTCGGGGTCGGCAAGGCCGGCTTCTCCTGGAAGGGCGACGCGCGGGTCGGCCGCAAGGGTGTGTGGCCGGACTGGAGCCCGACCACGACGATGGTCTCGCTGAATCCGAGCATCGAGCGTTCGCGCAAGGGTGGTATCGACAACCCGCTCGGAGCGCGCGCGCTGTACCTCTATAACGGCAATCGCGACACTCTGTTTCGCATCCACGGCACCAACGAGCCCTGGAGCATCGGCGAGCAGATGTCCTCCGGCTGCGTGCGCATGCTCAACGAAGATATCGTCGATCTCTACGAGCGCGTCCCCGTCGGCGCCCGCGTGGTGGTGAAGCGCAGCGGGAAGTACCGCGCCTGA
- a CDS encoding VOC family protein has protein sequence MPETETQLVGEAGVDVAALAPAVHLDHCVIHVSDWERATAFYRDVLRAEVIPFGKGVVFRFGGVQLNVHGPGQIGTPRARHPVMPGGSDLCFRWSGSIEDAMTHLAAHAVPVELGPVERNGAAGQGVSVYFRDPDGSLIEFITYPTP, from the coding sequence ATGCCCGAGACCGAGACACAACTCGTGGGAGAAGCGGGCGTCGATGTCGCGGCGCTGGCGCCGGCTGTCCATCTCGATCACTGCGTCATCCACGTCTCCGATTGGGAGCGCGCGACGGCATTCTATCGCGACGTGCTGCGGGCCGAGGTGATCCCCTTCGGCAAGGGCGTGGTGTTTCGCTTCGGCGGCGTCCAGCTCAACGTCCATGGTCCGGGCCAGATCGGGACGCCACGCGCCCGCCACCCCGTGATGCCCGGCGGCAGCGATCTGTGCTTTCGATGGTCCGGCTCGATCGAGGATGCGATGACGCATCTCGCCGCCCACGCCGTGCCGGTGGAGTTGGGTCCGGTGGAGCGGAACGGAGCGGCCGGGCAGGGCGTCAGCGTCTACTTCCGCGATCCCGATGGCTCGCTCATCGAGTTCATCACGTATCCGACGCCGTAA
- a CDS encoding Crp/Fnr family transcriptional regulator: MTLDTEVMSLRQVPLFREVEPSRLKLLAFTSERVHFEAGQAFFARGETADAAYLILEGAAAVSIDGPFGPVRLALLGPNALVGEMGILADQPRSATVTADTATTALRIDRDVFIELLAQFPQIGIAVMRELALRLEQTNQRLAEQVGNA; this comes from the coding sequence ATGACCCTCGACACCGAGGTGATGTCGCTGCGGCAGGTGCCGCTGTTCCGTGAGGTCGAGCCGTCTCGCCTCAAGCTTCTCGCCTTCACCAGCGAGCGGGTGCATTTCGAGGCGGGCCAAGCCTTCTTCGCGCGCGGCGAAACGGCGGATGCCGCCTACCTGATCCTCGAAGGCGCTGCCGCCGTGTCCATCGACGGCCCGTTCGGCCCCGTGCGTCTCGCCCTGCTGGGCCCCAACGCTCTCGTGGGAGAGATGGGTATCCTGGCCGATCAGCCGCGCTCGGCGACCGTGACCGCCGACACGGCGACGACGGCTCTGCGGATCGACCGCGACGTGTTCATCGAGCTGCTCGCGCAATTTCCGCAGATCGGCATCGCCGTCATGCGCGAACTCGCGCTGCGCCTGGAGCAGACCAATCAGCGGCTGGCAGAGCAGGTCGGCAACGCCTGA
- a CDS encoding general stress protein, translating into MASGNSTSKRGFASMNIERQREIASKGGRSVPAEKRSFSQDRELASSAGRKGGQSTGRTGEA; encoded by the coding sequence ATGGCATCTGGTAATTCCACCTCGAAGCGAGGTTTCGCTTCCATGAATATCGAACGGCAGCGCGAAATCGCCAGTAAGGGCGGTCGTTCGGTTCCGGCCGAGAAGCGGTCTTTCTCGCAAGATCGTGAGCTGGCCTCGTCCGCTGGCCGCAAGGGCGGTCAATCGACGGGTCGCACCGGCGAAGCGTAA
- a CDS encoding MarR family winged helix-turn-helix transcriptional regulator produces the protein MSERQVRPASSAEPVDPLRVWFRFIRLSRRVTAAVAGELREIGLSIPQFDVLSTLSEREGLTQQELAARLYVTKGNVSGLIDRLVEAGLVERRAIPGDRRSHALHLTGAGSEIAARGIAAQAAYVARTLGRLDEADLRAFEELVVKWRELARAEATT, from the coding sequence ATGTCCGAGCGTCAAGTCCGTCCCGCCTCAAGCGCCGAACCCGTCGATCCATTGCGGGTGTGGTTCCGCTTTATCCGCCTCAGCCGGCGCGTCACGGCCGCCGTCGCCGGTGAGCTGCGCGAGATCGGTCTGTCGATCCCGCAATTCGACGTGCTGTCGACGCTCAGCGAGCGTGAGGGTCTGACCCAGCAGGAATTGGCCGCCCGGCTTTATGTGACGAAAGGCAATGTATCGGGTCTGATCGATCGCCTCGTCGAGGCCGGATTGGTCGAGCGTCGCGCGATCCCCGGCGATCGCCGCTCCCACGCGCTCCATCTCACGGGGGCCGGTTCCGAGATCGCGGCCCGCGGGATCGCTGCCCAGGCCGCCTACGTCGCGCGAACCTTGGGCCGGCTCGATGAGGCGGACCTCCGAGCCTTCGAGGAACTCGTCGTCAAATGGCGCGAACTGGCGCGCGCCGAGGCCACGACCTGA